Proteins co-encoded in one Rhopalosiphum maidis isolate BTI-1 chromosome 2, ASM367621v3, whole genome shotgun sequence genomic window:
- the LOC113553263 gene encoding twist-related protein-like, with amino-acid sequence MMMDSDSAYKPNGDYLMSPYSWHTPQDLQQFTNAPIVYPYGDYGSVVVKSEYDDDVCGVGNGGGGGGGVGIGGDLNCGSGGDGCGDIGVGRGGGSSSSPGLEHDTVEPKKGKKRSSRSKEIQTPLKSRRRSPQTPEEMQSQRVMANVRERQRTQSLNEAFASLRKIIPTLPSDKLSKIQTLKLATRYIDFLYQVLHKANTEEVPMVGHVDSDSQHSIEQGSSGTGSCTYVAHEQLSYAFSVWRMEGEWNNVNQE; translated from the exons ATGATGATGGACTCGGACTCGGCGTACAAGCCCAACGGCGATTACCTCATGTCACCGTACAGCTGGCATACGCCACAAGATTTGCAGCAGTTCACCAATGCGCCTATTGTGTACCCTTATGGCGACTACGGATCTGTGGTGGTCAAGTCTGAGTATGACGATGATGTTTGCGGGGTAGGCAAtggcggtggcggtggtggtggAGTCGGAATCGGTGGAGACCTCAACTGCGGTAGTGGTGGAGATGGCTGTGGCGATATTGGAGTCGGCAGAGGCGGTGGTAGCAGCAGTTCACCCGGTCTGGAACATGACACGGTAGAACCGAAAAAAG GAAAGAAACGATCGTCCAGATCGAAAGAAATTCAAACGCCGTTGAAATCGAGGAGACGATCTCCACAGACGCCCGAAGAGATGCAAAGCCAACGGGTGATGGCCAATGTACGGGAACGACAACGGACACAGAGTCTAAACGAAGCGTTCGCGTCTCTCCGAAAGATCATACCCACGCTTCCTTCAGATAAACTATCGAAAATACAAACGTTGAAGTTGGCCACGCGGTACATTGACTTCCTATACCAGGTACTACATAAAGCCAACACGGAAGAAGTGCCCATGGTAGGACATGTTGATTCAGATTCTCAACACTCCATCG AACAAGGATCTTCCGGTACTGGATCTTGCACTTACGTTGCTCATGAACAACTCAGTTATGCGTTTAGTGTGTGGAGAATGGAAGGCGAATGGAATAACGTCAATcaagaataa
- the LOC113553766 gene encoding uncharacterized protein LOC113553766: protein MQSFLLKTICCILIINVTFCSSCFRSICKARCYFKHSGFDFGYCEKGICKCAPPVIYVFDGIGRDLSDEYIDNSLDNSNVIQNLIPTSSTSAPNTPDENKKNKIWRNIVGKIINNYPFIKEENLKDLKAKIFNNLPDLSNVFIALRNPLETALDEIKKKIPSTSIECNDLLNLLLQQQKKNDAINLNSKDAPIIQTNKPSTQASPLISPTPQIVTLTQAPLLILPTPQIVPSPSTTPKTANRLTISSLRNIVPNKNGVANTLPSTRITGANPNKQQNSHLNRNKLQPKLKNQQTANKEDKTNGELLLELSDETVEYYDTNELSDENVKQNNKHQTTNNNKIDEKLPPAKKEKLDESYVSQSGSGSYYESFEEEKPAVANVAVGIMSNK, encoded by the exons ATGCaatcatttttgttaaaaacgaTATGCTGTATACTGATTATCAACGTGACAT TCTGTAGCAGTTGCTTTAGATCAATATGCAAAGCTCGTTGTTATTTCAAGCATAGTGGATTCGACTTCGGTTATTGTGAAAAGGGAATTTGCAAGTGTGCCCCACCGGTTATTTACGTTTTTGATGGTATTGGTCGCGATTTGAGCGACGAATACATAGACAATTCATTGGACAATAGCAATGTTATCCAAAAtttg atACCAACATCAAGTACTTCAGCACCGAATACTCCAgatgaaaataagaaaaataag atttggaGAAATATTGTTggcaaaattatcaataattatccgTTTATTAAAGAAGAGAATCTTAAGGATCTAAAAGcaaaaatctttaataatttgCCAGACTTAAGTAACGTTTTTATAGCTCTTCGGAATCCGTTAGAAACAGCGttagatgaaattaaaaagaaaattccaAGTACGTCTATAGAATGTAATGAtcttttaaatcttttattgcAACAGCAAAAGAAAAATGATGCCATAAACTTAAACTCTAAAGATGCCCCTATCATTCAAACTAATAAACCATCAACACAGGCATCACCACTAATTTCACCCACACCACAGATTGTAACATTAACACAGGCACCACTACTAATTTTACCAACACCACAAATTGTACCATCACCATCAACGACACCAAAAACAGCGAACAGATTAACTATATCTTCACTTCGaaatatagtacctaataaaaatgGCGTTGCTAACACATTACCATCGACTAGAATAACAGGTGCTAATCctaataaacaacaaaatagtCATTTAAACAGAAACAAACTACaaccaaaacttaaaaatcaacaaacaGCAAACAAAGAGGATAAGACAAATGGTGAACTCCTCCTTGAACTATCAGATGAAACTGTTGAATATTACGATACAAACGAATTATCTGACgaaaatgttaaacaaaacaacaaaCATCAAACTAcgaataacaacaaaattgaCGAAAAACTACCTCCtgccaaaaaagaaaaacttgaTGAATCATATGTGTCACAATCAGGATCTGGATCATATTATGAGTCGTTCGAGGAAGAGAAACCTGCAGTAGCTAATGTTGCTGTAGGTATTATgtcaaataaatga
- the LOC113554518 gene encoding kelch-like protein 3, translating to MDSEMETSDQEDSPSKSNRYSDEENEIALTSKGFNYRGINEPYSNLMRLDESTMDVSLVVNNQKLNAHKTVLASNSDYFDRMFDSYFKERFQDKIEINITDVSFDILSTLVQFFYTSEIYITENNVQDLLISSSIFLLDEVQNACVNYIKKIIDTENCIDMKDLANTLGLNDLYSLCMTYIINNFRLVANTKKFMETNFDEILVLLKNEDLFAKEEMVYDVVMNWIKYDPATRSKYSSELLWYVRLPLVLNTYQGVIKVHEFQGAKLNEISSFRMEHRRPFRKGILVLSHYPFESTPEWYDAAFDQWQTCMCENCLCKTFQYRLLPPRTLCTVVLLDKNNLFAAGGSRYGSGMKLANMFDLKTNKWISLIDMHFERLKPYIIQLESYVYVIGGCTSEKQNASVIEYYDLNKKAWYIVYSEINQIETFKNDTYVARVKGLIYIIGKTEAGYYDPRNNKWKYIDPIPEFNKGSAVCTLNGNIYIIGGQCLENYYKTVWAYCTLTEEWVSLAELNFARSYSGAVAMNGNIYLFGGKMIDTSSSNIFEIYNPHDNKWVTSNAFMKKDRCHIDAIVIDKNSLLFRQVFEESTNTIIH from the exons ATGGATTCTGAAATGGAAACATCAGACCAAGAAGATAGCCCATCAAAATCAAAtcg atACTCAGATGAGGAAAACGAAATTGCTTTAACATCTAAAGGTTTCAATTACAGAGGAATAAATGAACCTTACTCAAATTTGATGCGACT agACGAATCTACAATGGATGTATCATTGGTTGTGAATAACCAAAAACTAAATGCCCACAAAACCGTTTTAGCTTCAAATAgtgattattttgatagaaTGTTTGacagttattttaaagaaCGGTTTCaagataaaatagaaataaatataactgatGTTAGCTTTGACATTTTGAGTACacttgttcaatttttttatacatcagaaatatatattacagaaaataatgttcag gaTCTATTGATTAGttctagtatatttttactagaTGAAGTTCAAAATGCTTGTGTTAACTacattaaaaagataattgaCACAGAAAATTGCATAGATATGAAAGATTTGGCTAATACACTAGGATTAAATGATCTCTATTCTTTATGCatgacttatataataaataatttcag acttgTAGCTAATACTAAAAAGTTTATGGAGactaattttgatgaaatactGGTGTTACTCAAGAATGAAGATTTATTTGCTAAAGAAgaaatg gtttATGATGTTGTTATGAATTGGATAAAATATGATCCTGCAACCAGATCCAAATATTCGTCAGAATTATTATGGTATGTTCGATTGCCATTAGTTCTAAATACTTACCAAGGAGTCATTAAGGTTCATGAGTTTCAAGGTGCTAAACTTAATGAAATTAGTTCTTTTCGAATGGAGCATCGAAGACCATTTAGAAAA GGCATATTAGTGCTAAGTCATTATCCATTTGAATCAACTCCAGAGTGGTATGATGCTGCCTTTGATCAATGGCAGACTTGCATGTGTGAAAATTGTCTTTGTAAAACCTTTCAATATCGCTTATTACCTCCTAGAACTTTGTGTACAGTAGTTTTactcgataaaaataatttatttgctgCTGGAGGTTCTAGATATGGTAGTGGAATGAAATTGGCAAACATGTttgatttgaaaacaaataaatggaTATCCTTAATTGATATGCATTTTGAACGTCTTAAGCCATATATAATACAGCTTGAGTCATATGTTTATGTg attggcGGTTGCACTtctgaaaaacaaaatgccagtgttatagaatattatgatttaaataaaaaggcgTGGTATATCGTTTATTCTGAAATCAACCAAATtgagacatttaaaaatgatacttatgTTGCTCGTGTTAAAGGATTAATTTACATA attggAAAGACTGAAGCTGGATATTATGATCCTCGTAATAATAAGTGGAAATATATTGATCCAATACCTGAGTTTAATAAGGGTTCAGCAGTTTGCACATTAAacggaaatatttatattattggtggTCAATGTttggaaaattattacaaaactgTATGGGCATACTGTACTTTAACTGAAGAATGGGTATCCTTAGCCGAACTAAATTTTGCTAGATCATATTctg gtGCTGTAGCAATGaatggtaatatttatttatttggagGAAAAATGATAGATACTTCCagttcaaatatatttgaaatatataatcctCATGACAACAAATGGGTAACATCAAATGCTTTTATGAAAAAGGATCGATGTCACATTGATGCAATTGT